In the genome of Hydractinia symbiolongicarpus strain clone_291-10 chromosome 5, HSymV2.1, whole genome shotgun sequence, one region contains:
- the LOC130644955 gene encoding dentin sialophosphoprotein-like isoform X1 has product MADRIENNTAQIRHKMAKLDMADDLQQKIDDQIRMREGAMKLMTACSTLNQALETSKNLLTINARILGLMSALQKQKKQHVLEEYNRQRSSACSESLVDVCTGRVALSDIRVPLMWRDNVHFTGKTGDQSYYAFSLIRCGDQVRDTPLYEVTSADTDMYFDQTLIFEELTPDFKMDLEVYYTVISSHEVHGIRTPIRTPMNLRTPKKSIQFKAPKFCLAGHAQLTVDDIKKGIISMDLGMGGKGASGVAVLGDIHEFPIHPMELWGQVCCQLAAQPKCMLEEAISGYCHVQVDNQWVEYFCKVYQSAISCWSEKALSKNTKPTYVMSFTNVMKVSQPVVTENQPDYIINIISTNNTTLHSLKFEGNTACLKWKYAVKQAVTNFSAWKQACNEIMYIHEVKKRRLSIPTTASFYDQIKTSDITNNGSLYKATPNGNSLVNTALNSNRTTPLLDNIDEKSESVKTEKASNNSSATSTTLPCANDLPQQNPYPPDMNIPLQEQVTPPITVSNQKIATPSTQETTNSATKTSEAEVAESNKENLDSNIPTVKIDVDVEKSTESGVDESANVDTESRVNESSINTGSRVNESLNIDLDKNSQVVSNVESDIKDDQTVRTDEDVTITTEDVASESSTVNSEDESVEIKEEEVVGSTSSNLEAKIKEVEVNDTPAAVASEEAKKADEVIVNEAASAGQDPEVSKNQGCEVEKTTDRRTSTTNTNTDLCDGDNTNNEDVSEVGGIMAATEDMPSNIKTENYPNNEVCQDTVGASVVTDETGTAVETCDPLTISVESTNVEEHSNSDENLVNTDTSVNAATLDKDKDFADHNGDLDHAVENSVSQPTMELDAPDPQKSLLVATPVDKDGTDTSSSSSDVDKRKIASEAKPVNKEPSMERKEEEAGRGSLMNVEGASDEKLSAVSNDMVIYTESCEVKVQWDEKPPEIPGCDAESDTHWNNETFDKSATDEFDNESQSNHNANYSLKNLQGTNHVGNKSDSVEFEKENPESKHLCGRDRTDSQTSEASNNTELSTMESVDSSDQSKTDTNQTNKKAKVQKQASLSKVQTTV; this is encoded by the exons ATGGCCAAATTAGACATGGCTGATGACTTACAACAGAAGATTGATGATCAGATTCGTATGAGAGAAGGTGCAATGAAACTAATGACAGCATGCAGTACATTGAACCAAGCATTGGAAACAAGTAAAAATTTACTAACAATCAATGCAAGAATTCTAGGCTTGATGTCAGCTCTgcagaaacagaaaaaacaacatgttTTAGAAGAGTATAACCGTCAGCGAAG cTCAGCATGTTCTGAATCACTAGTAGATGTATGCACTGGAAGAGTTGCGCTTTCAG ATATTCGAGTTCCTCTTATGTGGAGAGATAATGTACACTTCACTGGAAAAACAGGAG acCAAAGTTACTATGCTTTTTCATTAATCCGTTGTGGTGATCAAGTGAGAGATACTCCACTGTATGAAGTTACCAGTGCTGATACTGATATGTATTTTGATCAAACTTTGATCTT TGAAGAGCTAACACCAGATTTTAAAATGGACCTTGAAGTGTACTACACAGTTATTTCGAGTCACGAAGTGCATGGTATAAGAACCCCAATCCGAACACCAATGAATTTACGGACCCCCAAAAAATCCATTCAGTTTAAAGCTCCAAAATTTTGCTTGGCTGGTCATGCGCAACTGACAGTTGACGACATTAAGAAAGGAATTATATCAATGGATCTTGGAATGG GTGGTAAGGGTGCAAGCGGAGTTGCTGTATTGGGAGATATTCACGAGTTTCCAATTCATCCAATGGAACTGTGGGGACAAGTATGTTGTCAGTTAGCAGCACAGCCAAAGTGCATGCTTGAAGAAGCTATCTCTGGCTATTGTCATGTCCAG GTGGATAATCAATGGGTGGAGTATTTTTGTAAAGTCTACCAATCAGCAATCAGCTGTTGGAGCGAAAAAGCGCTCTCGAAGAATACGAAACCTACTTATGTGATGTCATTCACAAAT gttATGAAAGTGTCACAGCCAGTCGTGACTGAGAATCAACCGGACTACATTATTAACATCATCTCCACCAATAATACTACGCTTCACTCTCTAAAGTTCGAAGGCAACACTGCATGTTTGAAATGGAAATACGCAGTGAAACAAGCTGTCACCAACTTCAGTGCGTGGAAACAAGCTTGCAATGAGATTATGTACATCCACGAAGTGAAAAAGCGTCGCTTGTCCATACCTACTACGGCGTCGTTCTACGATCAAATTAAGACATCTGATATAACTA ATAATGGCAGTTTGTATAAAGCCACGCCTAATGGTAACAGTTTAGTTAACACCGCTCTCAATAGCAATCGTACAACACCTCTGCTAGATAACATCGACGAGAAATCCGAG TCAGTGAAGACAGAGAAAGCATCAAACAATTCTTCAGCTACTTCAACGACCTTACCATGCGCGAACGATCTCCCTCAACAAAATCCATATCCTCCAGATATGAACATTCCGCTTCAAGAACAAGTAACTCCCCCTATAACAGTTTCGAATCAGAAAATCGCCACCCCATCGACTCAG GAGACAACGAACAGTGCAACCAAAACGAGTGAGGCTGAAGTAGCTGAAAGTAATAAAGAAAATTTAGATTCAAATATTCCTACTGTTAAAATTGATGTGGACGTTGAAAAAAGCACGGAATCAGGTGTTGATGAAAGTGCTAATGTGGACACGGAATCACGTGTCAATGAAAGTTCTATAAACACAGGGTCACGTGTGAATGAAAGTCTTAATATAGATTTGGATAAAAATAGTCAAGTAGTTAGCAACGTTGAAAGTGATATTAAAGATGACCAAACTGTAAGAACAGACGAAGATGTTACGATTACGACAGAAGATGTAGCTTCTGAGAGTTCCACCGTTAATTCGGAGGATGAATCTGTGGAGATTAAGGAAGAGGAGGTCGTGGGTAGTACGTCGTCAAATCTCGAAGCAAAGATAAAAGAAGTAGAAGTTAATGATACACCAGCTGCAGTTGCTTCCGAGGAAGCCAAGAAAGCTGATGAAGTTATTGTAAACGAGGCTGCATCGGCTGGTCAAGATCCAGAGGTTTCTAAAAATCAAGGCTGTGAAGTGGAGAAAACTACTGATAGAAGAACGAGCACAACTAATACGAACACCGATTTGTGTGATGGCGACAACACTAATAATGAAGACGTTTCCGAAGTAGGTGGTATTATGGCAGCTACTGAAGACATGCCAtcaaatattaaaactgaaaactatCCGAATAACGAAGTTTGTCAGGATACTGTCGGGGCATCTGTCGTAACTGATGAAACTGGTACGGCTGTTGAAACATGTGATCCTTTGACCATATCAGTAGAATCTACGAACGTTGAGGAACACAGTAATTCGGACGAAAATCTGGTTAATACGGATACTTCAGTCAATGCTGCAACCTTGGATAAAGATAAAGACTTTGCCGATCATAATGGTGATTTGGACCACGCTGTTGAAAATAGCGTCAGTCAACCGACGATGGAGTTGGATGCACCAGATCCTCAAAAAAGTCTTTTAGTCGCCACACCTGTTGATAAAGACGGCACAGATACATCTTCATCGTCATCTGACGTTGACAAACGAAAAATAGCAAGCGAAGCCAAACCTGTGAATAAGGAACCTTCTATGGAAAGGAAGGAAGAGGAAGCAGGGAGAGGATCTTTGATGAACGTCGAAGGAGCCTCAGACGAAAAGTTGTCGGCAGTTTCAAATGACATGGTTATATATACTGAATCTTGCGAAGTCAAGGTACAGTGGGATGAGAAACCACCCGAAATTCCCGGTTGTGATGCTGAGTCGGATACACATTGGAATAATGAGACGTTTGATAAGTCTGCTACCGATGAGTTTGACAATGAGTCACAAAGTAACCATAACGCTAACTATTCGTTAAAGAATCTTCAAGGTACAAACCATGTAGGCAATAAATCTGATAGCGTTGAATTTGAAAAGGAGAATCCAGAAAGCAAACATCTATGCGGAAGAGATAGAACCGACAGTCAAACCTCTGAAGCAAGCAACAACACAGAACTTAGCACAATGGAGTCAGTGGATAGTTCCGATCAAAGTAAAACTGACACTAACCAGACGAACAAAAAAGCGAAAGTGCAAAAACAAGCTTCACTTTCGAAAGTTCAGACAACAGTTTGA
- the LOC130644955 gene encoding dentin sialophosphoprotein-like isoform X2 — MAKLDMADDLQQKIDDQIRMREGAMKLMTACSTLNQALETSKNLLTINARILGLMSALQKQKKQHVLEEYNRQRSSACSESLVDVCTGRVALSDIRVPLMWRDNVHFTGKTGDQSYYAFSLIRCGDQVRDTPLYEVTSADTDMYFDQTLIFEELTPDFKMDLEVYYTVISSHEVHGIRTPIRTPMNLRTPKKSIQFKAPKFCLAGHAQLTVDDIKKGIISMDLGMGGKGASGVAVLGDIHEFPIHPMELWGQVCCQLAAQPKCMLEEAISGYCHVQVDNQWVEYFCKVYQSAISCWSEKALSKNTKPTYVMSFTNVMKVSQPVVTENQPDYIINIISTNNTTLHSLKFEGNTACLKWKYAVKQAVTNFSAWKQACNEIMYIHEVKKRRLSIPTTASFYDQIKTSDITNNGSLYKATPNGNSLVNTALNSNRTTPLLDNIDEKSESVKTEKASNNSSATSTTLPCANDLPQQNPYPPDMNIPLQEQVTPPITVSNQKIATPSTQETTNSATKTSEAEVAESNKENLDSNIPTVKIDVDVEKSTESGVDESANVDTESRVNESSINTGSRVNESLNIDLDKNSQVVSNVESDIKDDQTVRTDEDVTITTEDVASESSTVNSEDESVEIKEEEVVGSTSSNLEAKIKEVEVNDTPAAVASEEAKKADEVIVNEAASAGQDPEVSKNQGCEVEKTTDRRTSTTNTNTDLCDGDNTNNEDVSEVGGIMAATEDMPSNIKTENYPNNEVCQDTVGASVVTDETGTAVETCDPLTISVESTNVEEHSNSDENLVNTDTSVNAATLDKDKDFADHNGDLDHAVENSVSQPTMELDAPDPQKSLLVATPVDKDGTDTSSSSSDVDKRKIASEAKPVNKEPSMERKEEEAGRGSLMNVEGASDEKLSAVSNDMVIYTESCEVKVQWDEKPPEIPGCDAESDTHWNNETFDKSATDEFDNESQSNHNANYSLKNLQGTNHVGNKSDSVEFEKENPESKHLCGRDRTDSQTSEASNNTELSTMESVDSSDQSKTDTNQTNKKAKVQKQASLSKVQTTV; from the exons ATGGCCAAATTAGACATGGCTGATGACTTACAACAGAAGATTGATGATCAGATTCGTATGAGAGAAGGTGCAATGAAACTAATGACAGCATGCAGTACATTGAACCAAGCATTGGAAACAAGTAAAAATTTACTAACAATCAATGCAAGAATTCTAGGCTTGATGTCAGCTCTgcagaaacagaaaaaacaacatgttTTAGAAGAGTATAACCGTCAGCGAAG cTCAGCATGTTCTGAATCACTAGTAGATGTATGCACTGGAAGAGTTGCGCTTTCAG ATATTCGAGTTCCTCTTATGTGGAGAGATAATGTACACTTCACTGGAAAAACAGGAG acCAAAGTTACTATGCTTTTTCATTAATCCGTTGTGGTGATCAAGTGAGAGATACTCCACTGTATGAAGTTACCAGTGCTGATACTGATATGTATTTTGATCAAACTTTGATCTT TGAAGAGCTAACACCAGATTTTAAAATGGACCTTGAAGTGTACTACACAGTTATTTCGAGTCACGAAGTGCATGGTATAAGAACCCCAATCCGAACACCAATGAATTTACGGACCCCCAAAAAATCCATTCAGTTTAAAGCTCCAAAATTTTGCTTGGCTGGTCATGCGCAACTGACAGTTGACGACATTAAGAAAGGAATTATATCAATGGATCTTGGAATGG GTGGTAAGGGTGCAAGCGGAGTTGCTGTATTGGGAGATATTCACGAGTTTCCAATTCATCCAATGGAACTGTGGGGACAAGTATGTTGTCAGTTAGCAGCACAGCCAAAGTGCATGCTTGAAGAAGCTATCTCTGGCTATTGTCATGTCCAG GTGGATAATCAATGGGTGGAGTATTTTTGTAAAGTCTACCAATCAGCAATCAGCTGTTGGAGCGAAAAAGCGCTCTCGAAGAATACGAAACCTACTTATGTGATGTCATTCACAAAT gttATGAAAGTGTCACAGCCAGTCGTGACTGAGAATCAACCGGACTACATTATTAACATCATCTCCACCAATAATACTACGCTTCACTCTCTAAAGTTCGAAGGCAACACTGCATGTTTGAAATGGAAATACGCAGTGAAACAAGCTGTCACCAACTTCAGTGCGTGGAAACAAGCTTGCAATGAGATTATGTACATCCACGAAGTGAAAAAGCGTCGCTTGTCCATACCTACTACGGCGTCGTTCTACGATCAAATTAAGACATCTGATATAACTA ATAATGGCAGTTTGTATAAAGCCACGCCTAATGGTAACAGTTTAGTTAACACCGCTCTCAATAGCAATCGTACAACACCTCTGCTAGATAACATCGACGAGAAATCCGAG TCAGTGAAGACAGAGAAAGCATCAAACAATTCTTCAGCTACTTCAACGACCTTACCATGCGCGAACGATCTCCCTCAACAAAATCCATATCCTCCAGATATGAACATTCCGCTTCAAGAACAAGTAACTCCCCCTATAACAGTTTCGAATCAGAAAATCGCCACCCCATCGACTCAG GAGACAACGAACAGTGCAACCAAAACGAGTGAGGCTGAAGTAGCTGAAAGTAATAAAGAAAATTTAGATTCAAATATTCCTACTGTTAAAATTGATGTGGACGTTGAAAAAAGCACGGAATCAGGTGTTGATGAAAGTGCTAATGTGGACACGGAATCACGTGTCAATGAAAGTTCTATAAACACAGGGTCACGTGTGAATGAAAGTCTTAATATAGATTTGGATAAAAATAGTCAAGTAGTTAGCAACGTTGAAAGTGATATTAAAGATGACCAAACTGTAAGAACAGACGAAGATGTTACGATTACGACAGAAGATGTAGCTTCTGAGAGTTCCACCGTTAATTCGGAGGATGAATCTGTGGAGATTAAGGAAGAGGAGGTCGTGGGTAGTACGTCGTCAAATCTCGAAGCAAAGATAAAAGAAGTAGAAGTTAATGATACACCAGCTGCAGTTGCTTCCGAGGAAGCCAAGAAAGCTGATGAAGTTATTGTAAACGAGGCTGCATCGGCTGGTCAAGATCCAGAGGTTTCTAAAAATCAAGGCTGTGAAGTGGAGAAAACTACTGATAGAAGAACGAGCACAACTAATACGAACACCGATTTGTGTGATGGCGACAACACTAATAATGAAGACGTTTCCGAAGTAGGTGGTATTATGGCAGCTACTGAAGACATGCCAtcaaatattaaaactgaaaactatCCGAATAACGAAGTTTGTCAGGATACTGTCGGGGCATCTGTCGTAACTGATGAAACTGGTACGGCTGTTGAAACATGTGATCCTTTGACCATATCAGTAGAATCTACGAACGTTGAGGAACACAGTAATTCGGACGAAAATCTGGTTAATACGGATACTTCAGTCAATGCTGCAACCTTGGATAAAGATAAAGACTTTGCCGATCATAATGGTGATTTGGACCACGCTGTTGAAAATAGCGTCAGTCAACCGACGATGGAGTTGGATGCACCAGATCCTCAAAAAAGTCTTTTAGTCGCCACACCTGTTGATAAAGACGGCACAGATACATCTTCATCGTCATCTGACGTTGACAAACGAAAAATAGCAAGCGAAGCCAAACCTGTGAATAAGGAACCTTCTATGGAAAGGAAGGAAGAGGAAGCAGGGAGAGGATCTTTGATGAACGTCGAAGGAGCCTCAGACGAAAAGTTGTCGGCAGTTTCAAATGACATGGTTATATATACTGAATCTTGCGAAGTCAAGGTACAGTGGGATGAGAAACCACCCGAAATTCCCGGTTGTGATGCTGAGTCGGATACACATTGGAATAATGAGACGTTTGATAAGTCTGCTACCGATGAGTTTGACAATGAGTCACAAAGTAACCATAACGCTAACTATTCGTTAAAGAATCTTCAAGGTACAAACCATGTAGGCAATAAATCTGATAGCGTTGAATTTGAAAAGGAGAATCCAGAAAGCAAACATCTATGCGGAAGAGATAGAACCGACAGTCAAACCTCTGAAGCAAGCAACAACACAGAACTTAGCACAATGGAGTCAGTGGATAGTTCCGATCAAAGTAAAACTGACACTAACCAGACGAACAAAAAAGCGAAAGTGCAAAAACAAGCTTCACTTTCGAAAGTTCAGACAACAGTTTGA